In a genomic window of Helianthus annuus cultivar XRQ/B chromosome 10, HanXRQr2.0-SUNRISE, whole genome shotgun sequence:
- the LOC110884399 gene encoding peroxidase P7-like — MVKMNIISFLSLFLSLILSIATTSSNSGLSSSYYDRVCPEALPTIKRVVEDALAQERRMGASLLRLHFHDCFVNGCDASILLDQTSTIDSEKNAGPNANSARGFEVIDKIKDEVDKVCGRHVVSCADILTVAARDSVVGLGGPSWKAKLGRRDSTTASQTAANANIPAPSMDLPALIKNFEDQGLDEEDLVVLSGAHTLGFAQCRTFRPRIYSDSNIDPAFASHLRTICPQVGGDSTLAPLDPTPSSFDVKYFSNLVSKKGLLNSDQALLSGGETTELVSKYSGSHEEFWEDFAESMIKMGDIKPLTGNRGEIRNNCRKVNSEY; from the exons ATGGTGAAGATGAATATCATAAGCTTCTtatctctttttctttctctcaTTCTTTCTATTGCTACAACATCCTCAAACTCAGGTTTGTCATCAAGTTACTATGACCGAGTGTGCCCTGAAGCTCTCCCGACCATCAAACGTGTGGTGGAGGATGCATTGGCACAAGAACGCCGCATGGGCGCTTCTCTATTGCGTCTTCATTTTCATGATTGTTTTGTTAAC GGATGTGATGCTTCCATACTTTTGGATCAAACGTCAACAATAGATAGTGAGAAAAATGCAGGTCCTAATGCAAATTCAGCCCGGGGATTCGAGGTTATTGACAAAATCAAAGATGAGGTCGACAAAGTTTGTGGTCGCCATGTGGTTTCTTGTGCTGATATATTAACTGTTGCTGCACGTGATTCGGTCGTTGGG CTTGGTGGCCCATCATGGAAAGCCAAACTTGGAAGAAGAGACTCAACCACCGCTAGCCAAACCGCAGCTAATGCCAACATCCCAGCACCATCCATGGACTTACCGGCCCTAATAAAAAACTTCGAGGATCAAGGGCTAGATGAGGAGGACTTGGTTGTACTTTCAGGTGCCCACACCTTAGGGTTTGCTCAGTGTCGAACCTTTAGGCCTCGTATTTACAGTGATAGCAACATAGATCCAGCCTTTGCGAGCCACCTTCGAACCATTTGCCCACAAGTTGGCGGTGACTCAACGCTTGCACCACTTGACCCGACACCAAGCTCGTTTGAcgtaaaatatttttctaatttAGTGAGTAAAAAAGGGCTTTTGAACTCTGACCAAGCACTATTAAGTGGTGGTGAAACTACTGAGCTTGTTTCGAAGTACAGTGGTTCCCACGAAGAGTTTTGGGAGGATTTCGCAGAATCTATGATCAAAATGGGTGATATAAAGCCATTAACAGGGAATAGAGGTGAAATTCGCAATAACTGCAGAAAAGTTAATTCGGAATATTAA
- the LOC110884400 gene encoding peroxidase P7-like, protein MEKMNIRSLLYLFVSLISCIATASSNSGLSSHYYDRICPEALPTIKRVVEDALAQEQRMGASLLRLHFHDCFVNGCDGSILLDQTPTIDSEKNAAPNANSARGFEVIDKIKDEVDKVCGCPVVSCADILAVAARDSVVALGGPSWKVRLGRRDSTTASQSAANANIPTPSMNLPALIKNFEDQGLDEEDLVVLSGAHTLGFAQCRNFRDRIYNETNIDPAFASHLQTICPQVGGDSRLAPLDPTPNSFDVKYFSSLASKKGLLSSDQALLDGGETAELVLKYSGDAEEFWEDFAESMIKMGDIKPLTGNRGEIRNDCRKVN, encoded by the exons ATGGAGAAGATGAACATCAGAAGTTTATTATATCTTTTTGTTTCTCTCATTTCTTGTATTGCCACCGCATCCTCAAACTCAGGTTTGTCATCACATTATTATGATCGCATATGCCCTGAAGCTCTTCCGACCATCAAACGTGTGGTGGAGGATGCATTGGCACAAGAGCAACGCATGGGTGCATCTCTATTACGTCTGCATTTTCATGATTGTTTTGTTAAT GGATGTGATGGTTCCATTCTTTTGGATCAAACACCTACAATAGACAGCGAGAAAAATGCAGCTCCGAACGCAAATTCAGCTAGAGGATTCGAGGTTATTGACAAAATCAAGGATGAGGTCGACAAAGTTTGTGGCTGCCCGGTGGTGTCATGTGCAGATATCTTAGCTGTTGCCGCTCGTGATTCTGTTGTTGCG CTTGGTGGCCCATCATGGAAAGTCAGGCTCGGAAGAAGAGACTCAACCACCGCTAGCCAAAGCGCAGCTAACGCTAACATCCCGACACCGTCCATGAACTTACCTGCCCTTATAAAAAACTTTGAGGACCAAGGGCTCGACGAGGAGGACTTAGTTGTGCTTTCAGGAGCACACACCTTAGGGTTTGCTCAGTGTCGAAACTTTAGGGATCGTATTTACAACGAGACCAACATTGATCCAGCCTTCGCGAGCCACCTTCAGACCATTTGTCCACAAGTTGGGGGCGACTCAAGGCTCGCACCACTTGACCCGACACCAAACTCGTTTGATGTGAAATACTTTTCCAGTTTGGCGAGTAAAAAAGGACTTTTGAGCTCTGATCAAGCACTCTTGGATGGTGGTGAAACTGCTGAACTTGTTTTGAAATACAGTGGGGACGCCGAAGAGTTCTGGGAGGATTTTGCAGAGTCTATGATTAAAATGGGTGATATAAAGCCATTAACAGGGAATAGAGGTGAAATTCGCAACGATTGTAGAAAAGTTAATTAA